Proteins from a single region of Candidatus Parcubacteria bacterium:
- a CDS encoding sugar transferase (Derived by automated computational analysis using gene prediction method: Protein Homology. GO_component: GO:0005886 - plasma membrane [Evidence IEA]; GO_function: GO:0016740 - transferase activity [Evidence IEA]): MKHKRAELFFTTVLVPLDFILIFLAGISAYYLRFSDYYRQVRPVIFDLPINEYWPALLVISALMIPVMFFSGAYSSKRDKQPAKEVVRVVTGASVGLALVTLIIFLQRDLFDSRFIVLATWAFAILYLSIAHPLVNWLQKKMYARGIGVSQAILVGNSKTADNLIAEFSTNKYSGYEVVKRLRDFSLETAQELREFIKDHAVDEVIQADPNLSKAETLRLYDFANENQLTFKYVADLLEIKVLRHEVQEIIGIPVVEVKRTTLEGWGRVAKRIMDLIFSSLLIIILSPVFLFTALAIKLDSRGPVFFSRRDDGTPVTRVGEGGRPFRYFKFRSMRDKVDSMRYNELADRNVRSDGPMVKIKDDPRVTKVGKFIRRFSIDELPELFLVFVGKMSLAGPRPHLPEEVAKYQHHHKKTLTIKPGITGLAQVSGRSDLLFEEEVKLDVYYIENWTLMLDFAILLKTPAAVFKKRQAD; the protein is encoded by the coding sequence ATGAAACACAAGCGTGCAGAATTATTTTTTACGACGGTTTTAGTACCTTTAGATTTCATTCTTATCTTTCTCGCCGGAATTTCCGCTTACTACCTTCGTTTTTCTGATTACTATCGTCAAGTGCGTCCGGTTATTTTTGATTTACCAATCAATGAATACTGGCCGGCCTTACTAGTAATTAGCGCCCTCATGATTCCGGTGATGTTTTTTTCTGGCGCTTATAGCTCAAAGCGCGACAAGCAGCCGGCTAAAGAGGTGGTGAGAGTGGTTACTGGCGCTTCCGTTGGCTTAGCGCTGGTAACTTTAATTATTTTCTTACAACGAGATTTATTTGATTCTCGTTTTATCGTTTTAGCGACTTGGGCCTTCGCGATTCTTTATTTGAGTATCGCTCACCCCTTAGTTAATTGGCTGCAGAAAAAAATGTATGCTCGGGGCATTGGTGTTAGCCAAGCCATTTTAGTAGGAAACAGCAAAACCGCTGATAATTTAATTGCGGAATTTTCCACCAATAAATACTCCGGTTATGAAGTTGTTAAGCGGTTACGTGATTTTTCTTTAGAAACCGCTCAGGAGTTAAGAGAATTTATTAAGGATCACGCGGTAGATGAGGTGATTCAAGCTGATCCTAATTTAAGTAAGGCCGAAACTTTAAGGCTTTATGATTTTGCTAACGAAAATCAACTCACTTTTAAGTATGTTGCCGATTTGTTAGAGATTAAAGTTTTACGTCATGAAGTCCAAGAAATTATTGGCATTCCCGTAGTAGAGGTGAAGAGAACAACCTTGGAAGGTTGGGGTCGAGTAGCGAAACGGATTATGGATTTAATTTTTTCTTCTCTATTAATCATTATTCTTTCACCGGTCTTTTTATTCACCGCCCTAGCAATTAAATTAGATTCTCGAGGGCCAGTTTTCTTTTCTCGTCGTGATGATGGTACGCCGGTGACCAGGGTCGGTGAAGGTGGTCGTCCGTTTCGTTATTTTAAATTCCGGTCCATGCGCGATAAGGTTGACAGTATGCGCTATAACGAGTTGGCCGATAGAAATGTCCGCAGTGACGGGCCGATGGTTAAAATTAAAGACGACCCGCGCGTTACCAAAGTCGGCAAATTTATTCGTCGCTTTTCCATTGATGAGTTGCCGGAATTATTTTTAGTTTTTGTCGGCAAGATGAGTCTGGCTGGCCCCCGACCGCATTTACCGGAAGAGGTGGCTAAATACCAACATCATCACAAAAAGACTTTAACGATTAAGCCGGGAATTACTGGCTTAGCGCAAGTGTCTGGACGCAGCGATTTATTGTTTGAGGAAGAGGTTAAGTTAGATGTTTACTACATTGAAAACTGGACCTTAATGTTAGATTTTGCCATTTTATTAAAAACGCCAGCCGCTGTTTTTAAAAAAAGACAAGCTGATTAA
- a CDS encoding LamG-like jellyroll fold domain-containing protein (Derived by automated computational analysis using gene prediction method: Protein Homology.), producing the protein MKNLKIKILFFSLSLVWSLSATAAHALPVGTLLFRTSGGGLSYGYNTNILVITENGFPKHFYSGHTGIYVGQEDGVDYVVEMQPQGAIKIPANQFVNTALGEKLISAKIPKNSTAAQRARAAALAKNLARAAVDYDFDFKHQKGPGSAEWTCVGLAEKVYESANTSNPADLTTLVYDSQDYAVDITPDGFDKVSVYNQGGDCFSETKEFSKIARKTELTLPLPEKIGYDFGLEKGGDRFIFFPQTQERQNSLISVPVDIDLDSEFKADPVRGRIPVIKVALKWSLINNPVSTVKQIAYQATNIAQKIKDFISPTDDNLVYLEEEEIESPPSKKVSSVKEPASTAVVKTVPKTSAPAPTKVVPAPAPVTNLPAKTTPIPISKTEAKTEPIKVSAPVPKKETPASKAESDRPATTVLPSTAPAPPPIEYVPIKIATPKGSVTNQLKKLASEEAKTETNKNTVPVNTETEEELVSAPQALISKVYSNGTDDWLEIVNASDEDLDLVVHDYRLVKVKGGSPVLIMDFGNENHGTYPGGTVIAPHSSYLVVRSSAAENVKALADAISTRDNFSWTEDGYTLYLGTGAISSDEDVDIVDRLGYGEALYYSGAPAPALVPGYALERKATASSTVESLSSGGLEELWARLYDSRDNSRDFLLIPYDYELIKANEEKNNPPEADEEDKEETETEVIPPELIDTAEGLFVNPASLESEALTQLWHFDECFGAEHRNALAAVSDYPQELVAADLWGIGKWGCALKLDLENRGLKSDLPPDFDSNNFTIAFYYRKDIHGNFFIDWRLNNRQPETQQFSLNLNEYRSEVHGFPGPNGYFFDMAWPADDNWHQVALVVNQAAGYWGLYLDGEEKYLYENSWIIPEFTDWEIELRPNTPAVLIDELSLWLRPLSPAELKEIFDYNLPFNPYTWPDPQRAPELEHYWRFDENNEEVARDEIGGDDLAVKVSDWNMEGFIDSSLKAVGDFSWNITEMPLKDSSFAFWWRNTSYPNEGRFNLKLRGDDKDIFTLMPTIYNPSFSFNGSGGFLGEYGKDYFPKDKNWHHLAITYDSYRYRWRFFFDGELWKELPAMKLRPEAVLDQLVIDTENYPSDIDELKIWSGVLNKEAILVEYESYREYLN; encoded by the coding sequence ATACTGCTTTAGGCGAGAAATTAATTAGTGCCAAAATCCCCAAAAACTCTACGGCGGCGCAACGAGCGCGGGCGGCGGCTTTGGCCAAAAATTTAGCTCGGGCGGCAGTTGATTATGATTTTGATTTTAAACATCAGAAGGGGCCGGGCTCGGCGGAGTGGACCTGTGTTGGTTTGGCGGAAAAAGTTTATGAAAGCGCTAATACTAGTAATCCTGCTGATTTAACGACCCTGGTTTATGACTCCCAAGATTATGCGGTTGATATTACTCCGGACGGCTTTGATAAGGTTAGTGTTTATAATCAAGGGGGTGATTGTTTTTCCGAAACTAAAGAGTTTTCTAAAATTGCTCGCAAAACAGAGCTCACTTTGCCGTTGCCGGAAAAAATTGGTTATGATTTTGGCTTGGAAAAAGGCGGCGATCGCTTTATTTTTTTTCCGCAAACTCAAGAAAGGCAAAATTCTTTAATATCCGTACCAGTTGATATTGATTTAGATTCCGAGTTTAAAGCTGATCCGGTGCGCGGGCGAATTCCCGTGATAAAGGTAGCTCTTAAATGGAGCTTAATTAACAATCCGGTTTCTACGGTTAAACAAATTGCTTATCAGGCGACTAATATTGCTCAGAAAATAAAAGATTTTATTTCTCCCACTGATGATAATTTAGTTTATCTTGAAGAAGAAGAGATAGAGTCACCTCCGTCTAAAAAAGTTAGCAGTGTCAAAGAGCCGGCCTCGACAGCGGTGGTTAAAACTGTCCCCAAAACTAGCGCCCCGGCTCCAACTAAAGTCGTGCCGGCCCCGGCCCCAGTAACTAATCTGCCGGCAAAAACGACGCCTATCCCAATCTCAAAAACTGAGGCGAAAACAGAACCAATTAAAGTTTCGGCGCCGGTTCCTAAAAAAGAAACCCCAGCGTCTAAGGCGGAAAGTGATCGGCCTGCCACCACCGTTTTGCCTAGTACTGCCCCGGCGCCACCACCGATTGAATATGTGCCAATTAAAATCGCCACTCCCAAAGGATCAGTAACCAATCAATTAAAAAAGCTGGCCTCAGAAGAGGCAAAAACCGAAACTAATAAAAATACTGTTCCTGTTAATACCGAGACGGAAGAAGAGTTAGTCTCCGCGCCTCAGGCCCTAATCTCTAAAGTTTATAGTAATGGCACCGATGATTGGTTGGAGATTGTTAACGCCTCAGACGAGGACTTAGATTTAGTAGTGCACGACTATCGTTTAGTTAAAGTAAAAGGGGGCAGTCCGGTTTTAATTATGGATTTTGGCAACGAAAATCACGGCACTTATCCTGGCGGGACGGTCATTGCGCCGCACAGTAGTTATTTAGTGGTCCGCTCTTCGGCAGCGGAAAACGTCAAAGCTTTAGCGGACGCTATCTCTACTCGTGATAATTTTTCTTGGACCGAGGATGGCTACACCTTATATCTCGGTACCGGCGCTATTTCCTCTGATGAGGATGTTGATATTGTTGATCGCCTGGGTTATGGCGAAGCCTTATATTATTCGGGTGCGCCCGCGCCCGCGCTCGTTCCTGGCTACGCACTCGAGCGGAAGGCGACCGCCAGTTCAACAGTAGAATCTTTGTCCTCTGGTGGCCTGGAGGAATTATGGGCGCGCCTATATGATAGTCGAGATAATAGTCGCGATTTTTTATTGATTCCTTATGATTATGAATTAATTAAAGCCAACGAAGAAAAGAATAATCCTCCAGAGGCTGATGAAGAAGATAAAGAAGAGACGGAGACGGAGGTTATTCCTCCGGAATTAATTGATACCGCTGAAGGCCTGTTTGTTAATCCGGCGAGTTTGGAGTCGGAAGCCTTGACCCAGTTATGGCATTTTGATGAATGTTTTGGTGCCGAGCACCGTAATGCGCTAGCTGCGGTCAGTGATTATCCGCAGGAGTTAGTGGCGGCGGATTTGTGGGGTATTGGCAAGTGGGGGTGTGCTCTTAAATTAGATTTAGAAAATCGCGGCCTAAAAAGCGATTTGCCGCCAGATTTTGATAGCAATAATTTTACCATTGCCTTTTACTACCGCAAAGATATTCATGGAAACTTTTTTATTGATTGGCGTTTAAATAATCGCCAGCCGGAGACACAACAATTTTCTCTTAACTTAAATGAGTACCGGAGCGAAGTTCACGGTTTTCCCGGACCCAATGGTTATTTTTTTGACATGGCCTGGCCGGCTGATGACAATTGGCACCAGGTGGCGTTAGTTGTTAATCAGGCGGCTGGCTATTGGGGGCTTTATCTTGACGGTGAAGAGAAGTATCTTTACGAAAACAGTTGGATCATTCCGGAGTTTACAGATTGGGAAATTGAATTAAGGCCGAATACGCCGGCCGTTTTAATTGATGAGTTAAGTCTCTGGTTGCGACCTTTATCACCAGCCGAATTAAAGGAGATTTTTGATTACAATTTACCCTTTAATCCTTACACCTGGCCCGATCCGCAACGGGCGCCGGAGCTCGAGCACTATTGGCGCTTTGATGAAAATAACGAGGAGGTTGCGAGAGATGAGATTGGTGGTGATGACCTAGCAGTGAAAGTGAGCGATTGGAATATGGAAGGCTTTATTGATAGCAGTTTAAAGGCAGTCGGTGATTTTTCCTGGAATATTACTGAAATGCCCTTAAAGGACAGTTCTTTCGCTTTTTGGTGGCGAAATACTTCTTACCCCAATGAAGGTCGCTTCAATCTTAAGTTGCGGGGCGACGATAAAGATATTTTTACTTTAATGCCGACAATTTATAACCCCAGTTTTTCTTTTAATGGTAGCGGCGGATTTTTAGGAGAATACGGCAAAGATTATTTTCCGAAGGATAAAAATTGGCATCATTTGGCGATTACCTATGATTCCTATCGTTATCGCTGGCGCTTTTTCTTTGATGGTGAGCTATGGAAAGAGCTGCCCGCCATGAAATTGAGGCCCGAGGCTGTCTTAGATCAGCTTGTTATTGATACCGAAAATTATCCCTCCGATATTGATGAGCTTAAAATTTGGAGTGGTGTCTTGAATAAAGAGGCAATTTTAGTGGAATATGAGAGTTATCGTGAGTATTTAAATTAA